In Liquorilactobacillus hordei DSM 19519, the following proteins share a genomic window:
- a CDS encoding nucleoside phosphorylase, with amino-acid sequence MLLEHFDANEGIITPWESDLEKTVEFLPKTLIMPFDKDINQRILQDSNYQKIGIQHSIVQDAVIGSYSYGAQKFTVAAADLGAPALIGRLEELMSGGIENVILFGTCGVLDKNLAAHQIIIPTSAVRDEGTSFHYVPASDEIQMNPKSVKALAAILDELKIGYTTAKTWTTDAFFRETLEKTRERIAMGCSVVDMEASAVAAWAHYRQKNVYQFFYTADHLNTETGEWNKRREERMQGRSVYDFFELALTIGSKLG; translated from the coding sequence ATGTTATTGGAACATTTTGATGCTAATGAAGGAATAATTACTCCTTGGGAAAGTGATTTAGAAAAAACAGTTGAGTTTTTGCCCAAAACATTAATAATGCCATTTGATAAGGATATAAATCAACGGATACTTCAAGATTCCAACTATCAAAAGATAGGAATTCAACATAGCATTGTACAAGATGCAGTAATTGGAAGTTACTCATATGGTGCACAGAAATTTACTGTTGCAGCAGCCGACTTGGGTGCTCCTGCTTTGATTGGTAGATTAGAGGAGTTGATGTCTGGAGGAATTGAAAATGTAATTTTATTTGGAACCTGTGGTGTTTTGGATAAAAATCTTGCTGCACATCAAATAATTATTCCTACTAGTGCTGTTCGAGACGAAGGAACTAGCTTTCATTATGTCCCAGCAAGTGATGAAATTCAGATGAATCCAAAGTCTGTTAAAGCATTGGCAGCAATTCTCGATGAATTGAAGATTGGCTATACGACTGCTAAAACCTGGACAACAGATGCTTTTTTTCGTGAAACACTAGAAAAAACAAGAGAAAGAATTGCAATGGGATGTTCAGTTGTTGATATGGAAGCTTCAGCTGTTGCTGCTTGGGCACACTATAGGCAAAAAAATGTTTATCAGTTCTTTTATACCGCAGATCATTTGAATACTGAGACAGGTGAGTGGAACAAGAGAAGAGAGGAGCGGATGCAGGGAAGATCAGTCTATGATTTTTTTGAGTTAGCTCTCACAATTGGAAGTAAGTTAGGTTAG
- the pepT gene encoding peptidase T — MTKYEKLVPRFVDYVKKETRSDENSTTIPSTHTQVEFAKNIAKELKEIGLVNIRISAKDGYVFATLPANTSNKNVKKLGFIAHMDTADFNAENVSPQLQKNYDGKSVIKLDEAGTLTLNPQDFPSLTKYKGHDLITTDGRTLLGADDKAGVAEIITAVEYLVNHPEIKHGEIEVGIGPDEEIGTGADHFDVAGFGADIAYTVDGGPLGELEYETFNAAAAKIRVIGKNVHPATAKGIMINALQLAIDFQNQLPQDEVPEKTEGRQGFFHLLQLDGTVDEAQMAYIIRDHDRAKFEARKELFKEIIDKMNAQFTEPRLILDLNDQYYNMREVIEKDMTVVELAKLAMNDLEITPVIYPVRGGTDGSKISFMGLPTPNLFAGGENMHSRFEYVSVQVMEKATDVILEIIKLTNKQNS; from the coding sequence ATGACAAAGTACGAAAAATTGGTTCCAAGATTTGTAGACTATGTAAAAAAAGAGACTCGTTCTGATGAAAATTCGACGACTATTCCGTCTACGCACACGCAAGTAGAATTCGCTAAGAATATTGCAAAAGAGTTAAAAGAAATAGGTTTAGTGAATATTAGAATTTCTGCTAAGGACGGGTATGTTTTTGCAACATTACCTGCTAATACGAGTAATAAGAATGTTAAAAAATTGGGTTTTATTGCACATATGGATACTGCTGACTTCAATGCAGAGAATGTTTCACCACAACTTCAAAAAAATTATGATGGCAAATCTGTAATCAAGTTAGATGAAGCGGGAACACTGACACTTAATCCGCAAGACTTTCCAAGTTTAACAAAATATAAGGGTCATGACTTAATTACGACTGATGGTAGAACATTATTAGGTGCTGATGACAAGGCAGGGGTTGCAGAGATTATTACAGCTGTTGAATATCTAGTAAATCATCCAGAAATAAAACATGGTGAGATTGAAGTAGGTATAGGACCAGATGAGGAAATTGGAACGGGTGCTGATCATTTTGATGTTGCCGGTTTTGGTGCGGATATTGCCTATACAGTTGATGGTGGTCCATTGGGAGAACTTGAGTATGAAACATTCAATGCGGCTGCGGCAAAAATAAGAGTTATTGGGAAAAATGTTCATCCAGCAACAGCCAAGGGTATAATGATTAACGCATTACAACTGGCAATTGATTTTCAAAACCAGTTACCCCAAGATGAGGTTCCTGAAAAAACGGAAGGACGTCAAGGCTTTTTCCATCTATTACAATTAGATGGGACAGTTGATGAGGCTCAAATGGCATATATTATAAGAGATCATGATCGTGCAAAATTCGAAGCTAGAAAAGAATTATTTAAAGAAATAATTGACAAAATGAATGCACAATTTACTGAACCAAGACTTATCTTAGATTTAAATGATCAGTATTATAATATGCGTGAAGTAATTGAAAAAGATATGACTGTAGTCGAACTTGCAAAGTTAGCAATGAATGATTTAGAGATAACTCCTGTAATTTATCCTGTTCGTGGTGGAACGGATGGGTCTAAAATTTCATTTATGGGATTGCCAACGCCAAATTTGTTTGCAGGTGGAGAAAATATGCATTCCCGTTTTGAGTATGTTTCGGTGCAAGTTATGGAAAAAGCAACTGATGTAATTCTTGAAATTATTAAATTAACTAATAAGCAAAATAGTTAA
- a CDS encoding tRNA (adenine(22)-N(1))-methyltransferase: protein MDARHLSQRLLRVASYVPNNARLADIGSDHAYLPAYLGLNNKLAFGIAGEVVEGPYQNAVSEIKKEGLNELVKVRQADGLAAINDDDDIDVITICGMGGPLIREILEKGNLKLVNHPLLILQPNVGEKQVRNWIVANNYRIIAEEILTEDNHIYEIIVARYNESLFELTATDLEFGPFLRKQKNKVFVAKWQAELQKIKYVLEEMKKAKEFPIEQEHKMLTKIKRIEGVLDD from the coding sequence ATGGATGCAAGACATTTATCACAGCGACTTTTACGAGTTGCTTCATATGTTCCAAATAATGCAAGGCTGGCAGATATTGGTTCTGATCATGCTTATTTACCAGCGTATCTGGGATTAAATAATAAGCTTGCTTTTGGAATTGCTGGTGAAGTTGTTGAAGGACCATACCAAAATGCTGTTAGTGAAATAAAAAAAGAGGGATTAAACGAGCTGGTCAAAGTTCGACAAGCTGATGGGTTAGCAGCTATTAACGATGATGACGATATTGATGTAATCACGATTTGTGGCATGGGTGGTCCATTGATTAGAGAAATTTTGGAAAAAGGTAATTTAAAATTGGTTAATCATCCATTATTGATTTTGCAGCCAAATGTTGGTGAAAAACAGGTTCGTAATTGGATTGTAGCCAATAATTATAGAATTATTGCTGAAGAGATATTAACAGAAGATAATCATATCTACGAAATAATTGTGGCTAGATATAATGAAAGCTTGTTTGAATTAACAGCGACAGATTTAGAATTTGGTCCATTTTTAAGAAAACAAAAAAATAAGGTTTTTGTTGCAAAATGGCAGGCTGAACTTCAAAAAATCAAATATGTCCTCGAAGAAATGAAAAAGGCAAAGGAATTTCCAATTGAGCAAGAACATAAAATGTTAACAAAAATTAAACGGATAGAAGGGGTATTAGATGACTAA
- a CDS encoding Nif3-like dinuclear metal center hexameric protein yields MTNVGEIVARFEQFAPQSWAEEGDPVGLQIGSMQQTVHKMMITLDVRPEVVAEAVKNNVDFIFAHHPALFRPIRKFDLENPQNKMYAELIKHDITVYAAHTNLDNANQGMNDWLASLLDLQDIEPLLPQHEDKLFRLAVFVPQAAAETVRNALTAAGAGRIGEYQDCSYTISGVGRFTPQPAANPTIGNLLEPTEVAEDKIEVVFPKKICSRILKVMRTVHPYEEPAFDLFEVQGNGSRYGMGRVGNLKKSVTISSFAEYCKTKFEIPHLRVVTGDITRKVSRIAILGGSGSQFYKDVLKKKADVYVTGDISYHTGHDIIASGLTAIDPGHHIEQICKPHLQNLFEQWNNENKWQIEVIQSEINTDPFIFI; encoded by the coding sequence ATGACTAATGTTGGTGAAATAGTTGCACGGTTTGAACAATTTGCACCACAAAGTTGGGCAGAAGAAGGTGACCCTGTCGGTCTTCAAATTGGTAGTATGCAACAAACTGTCCATAAAATGATGATAACATTGGATGTACGACCAGAAGTTGTTGCCGAGGCAGTCAAAAATAATGTTGATTTTATTTTTGCCCATCATCCAGCACTTTTTCGACCAATAAGAAAATTTGACCTAGAAAATCCACAAAATAAAATGTACGCAGAATTAATTAAACATGATATTACAGTTTATGCCGCGCATACTAATCTTGATAATGCGAATCAGGGAATGAATGATTGGCTTGCTAGCTTACTTGATTTGCAAGATATTGAACCCCTTTTGCCGCAACATGAAGATAAGCTATTTAGACTGGCAGTTTTTGTACCGCAAGCTGCAGCCGAAACTGTTAGAAATGCACTAACAGCTGCTGGAGCTGGAAGAATAGGAGAATATCAAGATTGCTCATATACAATTAGTGGGGTGGGCAGATTTACACCGCAACCTGCAGCCAACCCAACTATTGGTAATTTATTAGAACCAACAGAAGTTGCTGAAGATAAAATTGAAGTCGTTTTTCCAAAGAAAATTTGTTCTAGGATATTAAAGGTTATGAGAACAGTTCATCCTTATGAAGAACCAGCTTTTGATTTGTTTGAGGTACAAGGAAATGGGTCCAGATATGGAATGGGTAGAGTTGGTAATCTGAAAAAGTCTGTGACAATCAGTTCATTTGCTGAATATTGCAAGACAAAGTTTGAAATTCCACATTTACGAGTAGTGACGGGTGATATAACAAGAAAGGTTTCGCGAATAGCGATTCTTGGTGGAAGTGGAAGTCAATTTTACAAAGATGTTTTGAAAAAGAAAGCGGATGTATATGTAACAGGTGATATTTCTTATCATACGGGTCATGATATAATTGCAAGTGGTTTAACAGCAATTGATCCAGGTCATCATATTGAGCAAATCTGCAAACCACACTTGCAAAACTTGTTTGAACAATGGAATAATGAAAATAAATGGCAAATTGAAGTTATTCAATCTGAAATAAATACAGATCCATTCATTTTTATATAA
- the clpB gene encoding ATP-dependent chaperone ClpB has protein sequence MPEERLTSAVQSAIAEAQQVAMTRHHQEIDIPELFKVIIQPSEFGADLFQRAGIDVQLLEKEIDVQLDRVSVVEGQVSYGQSFSQNLARLLQEAEQLRQKQGDEYIALDTVILALMKLKNHPLKVYLEKQGLTEKKLKEIVDDLRGGEKVTSKNQEENYKALEKYGVDLVKQVRSGKQDPVIGRDEEIRDVVRILSRKTKNNPVLIGEPGVGKTAIIEGLAQRIVRKDIPDNLKNKKIFSLDMGALIAGAKYRGEFEERLKAVLKEVTKSEGQIILFIDEIHNIVGAGKTEGSMDAGNLLKPMLARGELHLIGATTLDEYREYMEKDKALERRFQKVLVQEPSVEDTISILRGLRERFEIHHGVRIHDNALVAAATLSNRYVTDRYLPDKAIDLVDEACATIRVEMNSMPTELDQVTRQLMRQEVEEAALKKESDAASQKRLTELQSELAETREKANTLKMRWENEKEDIQKVSNKKAELDKAKHDLEEAENNYDLELAAKLQHATIPQIEKELKDLEQVERPDNWLVEESVTENEIAQVVSRTTGIPVAKLVQGEREKLLNLPTVLHKRVIGQDEAVDAVANAVIRARAGLQDPNQPLGTFMFLGPTGVGKTELAKALAENLFDSEKHMVRIDMSEYMEKQSVSRLVGAAPGYIGYEEGGQLTEAVRRNPYTIVLLDEVEKAHPDVFNILLQVFDDGRLTDGQGRTVDFKNTIIIMTSNLGSDVLLDNASDGKITDETKQLVMKLAQQHFKPEFLNRIDDIIMFTPLSFAAIEEIVAKFIALLSNRLSEQEIELKISEEAKQWIAKEGYDPAYGARPLQRFITNNVETPLAKEIIAGKIMPHSAVTITLGAEQNLIFEATEITA, from the coding sequence ATGCCAGAAGAACGACTAACAAGTGCTGTACAGTCAGCAATTGCAGAGGCACAACAAGTAGCGATGACTAGGCATCATCAAGAAATCGATATTCCAGAACTCTTCAAAGTAATTATACAACCGAGTGAATTTGGAGCTGATCTTTTTCAACGAGCAGGGATTGATGTGCAGTTATTAGAAAAAGAAATTGATGTGCAACTGGATAGAGTCTCAGTTGTTGAGGGACAAGTTTCGTATGGACAAAGCTTTAGCCAAAACTTAGCAAGATTACTACAGGAAGCAGAACAATTAAGACAAAAGCAAGGTGACGAGTATATTGCCTTAGATACAGTAATTCTGGCTCTTATGAAACTAAAAAATCACCCATTGAAAGTCTATCTTGAAAAGCAAGGATTAACAGAAAAAAAGTTAAAAGAAATTGTCGATGATTTGCGGGGAGGAGAAAAAGTGACATCAAAGAATCAAGAAGAAAATTATAAAGCACTTGAAAAGTACGGTGTTGATCTTGTAAAACAAGTTAGAAGTGGCAAACAAGATCCAGTTATTGGACGTGATGAAGAGATTAGAGATGTCGTTAGAATCTTGTCACGTAAAACGAAGAATAATCCTGTGTTAATTGGTGAACCTGGTGTTGGTAAGACAGCAATTATCGAAGGTTTAGCACAACGAATTGTACGTAAGGATATTCCAGATAACTTAAAGAATAAAAAGATTTTCTCGTTGGATATGGGAGCATTGATTGCTGGTGCAAAATACCGTGGCGAATTTGAAGAACGTCTTAAAGCAGTTTTAAAAGAGGTTACAAAGAGTGAAGGACAGATTATTCTCTTTATTGATGAAATTCACAATATTGTTGGAGCAGGTAAAACTGAAGGAAGTATGGATGCCGGCAATTTGTTGAAACCAATGCTTGCACGTGGTGAATTGCATTTAATTGGAGCAACCACATTGGATGAGTATCGAGAATACATGGAGAAAGACAAAGCTCTTGAGCGACGATTCCAGAAGGTTTTAGTTCAAGAACCATCAGTCGAAGACACGATTTCAATTCTACGTGGGTTGCGTGAACGTTTTGAGATTCATCATGGTGTTAGGATTCATGATAATGCACTTGTAGCAGCTGCTACATTATCGAATCGATATGTGACAGATCGTTACTTGCCTGATAAGGCAATTGATTTGGTCGATGAAGCTTGTGCAACAATCAGGGTTGAAATGAATTCAATGCCAACCGAACTCGATCAAGTAACTCGTCAATTAATGAGACAAGAAGTTGAGGAAGCTGCACTAAAGAAAGAATCAGATGCGGCATCTCAAAAAAGACTGACAGAATTACAAAGTGAGTTGGCGGAGACACGTGAAAAAGCTAATACTTTAAAGATGCGTTGGGAAAATGAAAAAGAAGATATTCAAAAAGTCAGCAATAAAAAAGCTGAATTAGACAAGGCAAAACATGATCTGGAAGAAGCTGAAAATAATTATGATTTGGAATTAGCGGCTAAATTGCAGCATGCAACAATCCCACAAATTGAAAAAGAGTTAAAGGATTTGGAACAAGTTGAACGTCCTGATAATTGGTTAGTTGAAGAATCGGTGACTGAAAATGAAATTGCACAAGTTGTTAGCAGAACAACGGGTATTCCAGTTGCAAAACTAGTGCAAGGAGAAAGAGAAAAACTCTTAAATTTACCAACTGTTTTGCATAAACGGGTAATTGGTCAAGATGAGGCTGTCGATGCAGTAGCCAATGCAGTTATTCGCGCGCGTGCTGGATTGCAAGACCCTAATCAACCACTTGGAACCTTTATGTTTTTAGGGCCAACGGGTGTTGGTAAAACGGAGTTAGCAAAAGCATTGGCTGAAAATTTATTTGACTCTGAGAAACACATGGTTAGAATTGATATGAGTGAGTATATGGAGAAACAATCAGTTTCACGTTTGGTCGGAGCGGCTCCAGGATATATTGGATACGAAGAAGGCGGGCAGCTCACAGAAGCTGTTAGAAGAAACCCATATACAATTGTTTTACTAGATGAAGTTGAGAAGGCACACCCTGATGTGTTTAACATCTTATTACAGGTATTTGATGATGGGCGTTTAACAGATGGACAGGGAAGAACTGTTGATTTCAAGAATACTATTATCATTATGACTTCGAATCTGGGATCAGATGTTTTACTAGATAATGCAAGTGACGGCAAAATTACTGATGAAACTAAACAGTTGGTAATGAAATTGGCACAACAGCATTTTAAACCAGAATTTCTGAATAGAATTGACGATATTATTATGTTCACTCCATTGAGTTTTGCGGCAATTGAAGAGATTGTGGCTAAGTTCATCGCTTTATTATCAAATCGTCTTAGTGAACAAGAAATTGAGCTTAAGATTAGTGAAGAGGCAAAGCAATGGATTGCAAAAGAAGGATATGATCCTGCGTATGGAGCAAGACCACTCCAAAGATTTATTACAAACAATGTAGAGACACCACTTGCTAAGGAAATAATTGCAGGAAAAATTATGCCACACTCGGCAGTTACAATCACGTTGGGAGCGGAACAAAATTTGATTTTTGAGGCCACAGAAATAACAGCATAG